A single Spirochaetota bacterium DNA region contains:
- a CDS encoding TPM domain-containing protein → MRNIKVLLLITAIITVIYGMTKINSKSINHVNDTAKLFNSNEIYQLNSMLSSFSSDYGPQIVVMTIQQLPTNQTIEEYSINIANNLRIGRKKYDDGLLILFSLNDRSIRIEVGYGLEKIIRDDIAANIIRYQIAPQFKNKMFYDGINNALFEITNEIIRNKKLIGDKKGIKYE, encoded by the coding sequence ATGAGAAATATAAAAGTATTATTATTAATAACGGCAATTATAACGGTTATATACGGAATGACAAAGATTAATAGCAAATCAATTAATCACGTAAACGATACAGCTAAATTATTTAATAGCAATGAAATATATCAATTAAATTCAATGTTGAGTTCATTTTCTTCAGATTACGGTCCACAAATCGTTGTAATGACAATACAACAACTACCAACAAATCAGACTATTGAAGAATATTCTATAAATATTGCAAATAATCTACGAATTGGCCGAAAAAAATATGATGATGGTCTTCTTATTTTATTTTCATTAAATGATCGTTCAATACGAATTGAAGTAGGTTATGGACTTGAAAAAATAATACGTGATGATATTGCAGCAAATATCATTCGCTATCAAATAGCACCACAATTTAAAAATAAAATGTTCTATGACGGCATCAATAATGCATTATTTGAGATAACTAATGAAATAATTAGAAATAAAAAACTGATTGGTGATAAAAAAGGAATAAAATATGAATAA
- the larA gene encoding nickel-dependent lactate racemase translates to MRIKLAYGKDGLDVDVPDANIAKVLRMKAARPVADIETAIAQALENPIGTMPLRKLAAGKRNAVVVITDVTRPTPNHLILPPILRAIEDTGILRKDITILIATGTHEPNEGETLRAMVGDDVYAHYTIVNHRSDDAKEVCFIGTTKALSRVSVNRHYLDADLKILTGLIEPHFMAGFSGGRKLICPGIVASETVHSMHSPKFLEDARSKNGAIPGNPFHDEISEVARMAGGADLILNVTIDEEKRITGIFAGDLFKAHEAGVAFVSSLCIDTIDREADVVVTTNSGYPLDLNFYQTVKGMVSALDIVRPGGTIIIASRCEKGVGSIAFIDLLEAFTTPEAFMKMILAPGFFKSEQWEVEELCKAVMKVRVMVYTEGIPAEKLSRYGVTPIASVEDGIAQCLKDYGPSARIAVIPKGPYVVARVG, encoded by the coding sequence ATGAGAATCAAACTGGCGTATGGAAAAGATGGTCTCGATGTGGATGTACCCGACGCGAACATCGCCAAGGTGCTTCGCATGAAAGCGGCGCGTCCGGTCGCTGATATTGAAACGGCGATAGCGCAGGCGCTGGAGAATCCTATCGGGACAATGCCGCTCAGAAAACTTGCCGCGGGAAAACGCAACGCGGTAGTAGTCATTACCGATGTGACGCGTCCGACGCCGAATCATCTGATACTGCCGCCGATACTGCGGGCCATCGAGGATACGGGCATACTGCGAAAGGATATTACGATACTCATAGCCACCGGCACGCATGAGCCCAATGAAGGCGAAACGCTCCGCGCCATGGTCGGCGATGATGTATATGCACATTATACTATCGTCAATCATCGTTCCGACGACGCGAAGGAAGTGTGCTTTATCGGCACGACGAAGGCGCTTTCACGTGTATCGGTCAATCGTCATTATCTGGATGCCGATCTCAAGATACTCACCGGGCTCATCGAGCCGCATTTCATGGCGGGCTTTTCCGGCGGACGCAAGCTGATATGTCCCGGCATCGTTGCCTCTGAAACCGTGCACTCAATGCATTCGCCGAAATTCCTCGAGGACGCGCGCTCGAAGAACGGCGCCATCCCCGGCAATCCGTTCCATGACGAAATAAGCGAGGTCGCGCGCATGGCGGGCGGTGCGGATCTCATCCTCAACGTCACCATCGATGAGGAAAAGCGCATTACCGGGATATTCGCCGGCGATCTTTTCAAGGCGCATGAAGCGGGTGTCGCTTTCGTGTCATCGCTCTGCATCGACACCATCGACCGCGAAGCGGATGTCGTCGTGACCACGAACTCCGGTTATCCGCTGGACCTGAATTTCTATCAGACCGTGAAAGGCATGGTCTCTGCGCTCGATATCGTGCGCCCCGGCGGCACCATTATCATAGCAAGCCGCTGTGAAAAAGGTGTCGGGAGCATTGCGTTCATCGATCTCCTTGAGGCGTTCACCACACCCGAGGCGTTCATGAAGATGATACTCGCGCCCGGTTTCTTCAAGTCCGAGCAATGGGAAGTAGAAGAGCTCTGCAAGGCCGTCATGAAAGTGCGCGTTATGGTGTACACCGAGGGAATACCGGCTGAGAAATTATCGAGATACGGCGTTACGCCGATAGCGAGCGTAGAGGACGGCATTGCACAATGCCTTAAGGACTATGGGCCGTCGGCGCGTATTGCGGTGATACCGAAGGGGCCGTATGTGGTGGCGAGGGTGGGGTAG
- a CDS encoding (Fe-S)-binding protein, whose translation MSAHDRAREHLRIAAHEFERCMKCGKCRSVCPVFKELENELFVARGKLKLARMVSDGDMKVTKRVREALDECLICKTCTANCPSGVKAEEVVLRLRWYATTQTGLGLIRALIFRIVLWRRWPLTLGAKAMAISQRVLFGMGPKNPVRFLFPLFGVSRRRIFPQFALRTVLGKYPERIPPKNGKPKMRVGYFVGCAANYIYTNVGDSIISVLTHYGCEVVIPKAQKCNGTPVFANGDYDGAKRFMEHNLALFTGYDLDAIVVGCSSCGLSLKTEITNFIPENTVRDDFRKKVYDIHEFIEKFIKIDAKELSPLNVAVTYHDPCHMVRGQNITKEPRDILKKIPGVRYIEMKDAAVCCGGAGSYSLTHYEHALAIDEHKRKNIAAANADLVVTGCPICVMHMQDNMAQHHMKEGTAFVIELLAKSLKNKEKNP comes from the coding sequence GTGAGCGCACACGATCGCGCCCGTGAGCATCTGCGTATCGCTGCGCATGAATTCGAGCGATGCATGAAATGCGGAAAATGCCGTTCGGTATGCCCTGTTTTCAAGGAATTAGAGAATGAGCTCTTTGTCGCGCGCGGCAAGTTGAAGCTTGCGCGCATGGTGAGCGACGGCGATATGAAAGTGACGAAGCGCGTACGAGAAGCGCTCGATGAATGCCTCATCTGCAAAACATGTACGGCGAATTGTCCGTCCGGCGTGAAGGCCGAAGAGGTGGTGCTTCGCCTCCGCTGGTATGCGACAACACAGACCGGGCTTGGCCTGATACGTGCGCTCATATTCCGCATCGTACTCTGGCGGCGTTGGCCGCTTACGTTGGGTGCGAAAGCCATGGCGATATCGCAGCGAGTTCTTTTCGGTATGGGGCCGAAGAATCCTGTGCGATTCCTTTTCCCGCTTTTCGGCGTTTCGCGCAGGAGGATATTCCCGCAATTCGCATTGCGCACGGTCTTGGGCAAATATCCGGAACGTATCCCTCCGAAGAACGGCAAGCCGAAAATGCGCGTGGGCTATTTCGTCGGCTGTGCGGCGAACTATATCTATACCAATGTCGGCGATTCGATAATATCGGTGCTCACGCATTACGGCTGTGAAGTCGTCATCCCCAAGGCGCAGAAATGCAACGGCACGCCGGTGTTCGCGAACGGCGATTACGACGGCGCGAAGCGTTTTATGGAGCACAATCTAGCGTTGTTCACCGGCTATGACCTCGATGCCATCGTCGTCGGCTGCTCATCCTGCGGGCTTTCATTGAAGACCGAGATAACCAATTTCATCCCGGAGAATACCGTCCGCGATGATTTCCGGAAGAAAGTGTACGATATTCACGAGTTCATTGAGAAGTTCATAAAGATAGATGCGAAAGAACTGTCACCGCTTAATGTTGCCGTGACCTACCATGACCCCTGTCACATGGTGCGCGGGCAGAATATCACGAAGGAGCCGCGGGATATCCTGAAGAAGATACCCGGCGTGAGGTACATCGAGATGAAGGACGCTGCCGTGTGCTGCGGCGGGGCGGGGAGCTATTCGCTCACGCATTATGAGCATGCGCTCGCCATTGACGAGCATAAACGGAAGAACATTGCCGCGGCGAATGCCGATCTTGTCGTGACAGGGTGCCCCATCTGCGTCATGCATATGCAGGATAATATGGCACAGCATCACATGAAAGAGGGGACGGCGTTCGTGATAGAACTGCTTGCAAAGTCGCTGAAGAATAAAGAGAAGAACCCCTAA
- a CDS encoding FAD-linked oxidase C-terminal domain-containing protein, whose product MKETIGKELKRIFGDRAFFDNETLAVYSYDAAHTETIPEAVVFAKHETEIASLMKLANEERISITPRGAGSGLSGGSVPVQKGIVVCLDKMKAVKDIDIVNRLITLEAGVITSEIDALTNPKGLFFPPDPGSVAFSTIGGNVAENAGGLRGLKYGVTKDYVKVLRTILASGEIVSLGSKTVKHVAGYNVEQLFVGSEGMLGIFSEMTLSLLPLPEHRESALAVYNSLDDAARTVSAIIEAGVTPSTLEIMDRFTINAIEDYKSCRLPRDAEAVLLIETDGYRESAMREMEKVETVAQKNKVDRFDRAKDAAERESLFEGRRVALSALARIKPTTVLEDATVTRSRVPDLVRKVQEIAKKYSITVGTFGHAGDGNLHPTFLIDSKDADLMKRTEAAVKELFAATIEMGGTISGEHGIGIEKKPFLKAQLGDAGVGLLRTIKKALDPNNILNPGKMFE is encoded by the coding sequence ATGAAAGAGACCATTGGCAAGGAACTGAAACGGATATTCGGCGATCGCGCCTTTTTCGACAATGAAACGCTTGCGGTATACAGCTATGATGCCGCGCATACCGAAACGATACCGGAAGCCGTTGTGTTCGCGAAGCATGAGACCGAGATAGCATCGCTCATGAAGCTGGCGAACGAAGAACGCATATCGATAACGCCGCGCGGCGCCGGGAGCGGACTTTCCGGCGGCTCGGTCCCTGTGCAGAAGGGCATCGTCGTCTGCCTCGACAAGATGAAAGCGGTGAAGGATATCGATATCGTGAACCGGCTCATTACGCTCGAGGCGGGTGTGATAACGAGCGAGATAGATGCGCTTACGAACCCCAAAGGGCTGTTCTTTCCGCCGGATCCCGGGAGTGTAGCGTTCTCCACCATCGGCGGCAATGTCGCCGAGAATGCGGGCGGCCTCCGCGGGCTTAAGTACGGCGTTACGAAAGATTACGTGAAAGTGCTCCGTACGATACTTGCTTCCGGTGAGATAGTATCGCTCGGTTCGAAGACGGTGAAGCATGTCGCCGGATACAATGTCGAACAGCTCTTCGTCGGGAGCGAAGGCATGCTCGGCATTTTCAGCGAGATGACGCTTTCGCTTCTGCCGCTGCCCGAGCATCGCGAATCGGCGCTTGCCGTATATAACTCCCTTGATGATGCGGCGCGCACGGTATCGGCGATCATCGAAGCGGGCGTGACGCCGTCGACGCTTGAGATAATGGACCGGTTCACGATCAATGCCATCGAGGATTATAAATCATGCAGACTGCCACGAGATGCGGAAGCGGTGCTTCTCATCGAGACCGACGGCTATCGTGAATCGGCGATGCGGGAAATGGAAAAGGTCGAAACGGTAGCACAAAAGAACAAGGTCGATCGATTCGACCGCGCGAAGGATGCCGCCGAGAGGGAATCGCTTTTTGAAGGGCGTCGCGTTGCCCTTTCTGCGCTCGCACGCATCAAGCCGACGACGGTGCTCGAGGATGCAACGGTCACGCGAAGCCGCGTTCCCGATCTTGTGCGCAAGGTGCAGGAGATAGCGAAGAAATATTCGATCACTGTCGGAACGTTCGGGCATGCCGGCGACGGTAATCTGCATCCAACATTCCTTATCGACAGCAAGGACGCCGATCTTATGAAGCGGACAGAAGCAGCGGTGAAAGAGCTCTTTGCAGCTACGATAGAAATGGGCGGAACGATATCCGGCGAACACGGCATCGGCATTGAAAAGAAACCGTTCCTCAAGGCGCAATTGGGCGACGCGGGTGTGGGCCTTCTCCGCACGATAAAGAAGGCGCTCGATCCGAACAATATCCTCAACCCCGGGAAGATGTTCGAATGA
- a CDS encoding alpha-L-fucosidase: MPSYIDANPIAKGPFTPAWGSLGTFQCPAWFRDAKFGIWSHWGPQSVPMFGDWYARHMYTPGHPQYNHHLRTCGHPSKFGWKDMIPLWKAERFDPEGLMKIYTDAGAKYFVAQAAHHDNFDNWDSKHHRWNAATMGPKKDIVRLWHDAARKFDLPFGLTEHLGAAYTWWITNKMADIDGAFAGAPYDGNDRANDDLYLPHTKAEIEEGIRLHKEGKRLQWYTDNPYWHERWYLRVKDMIDQFEPDLLYSDGELPFGETGLAIVAHLYNVSAKRHGGTNNAVYNQKNKDPKFAATGVFDIERGQMDEAASSPWQTDTCVGGWFYDVRQTYKSAKQIIETLVDIVSKNGNLLLNFTQRPDGTLDEECHHILKGITAWTSVNGEGIFGTRPWKKAAEGPSRFVQKATFEEKPVEWTSADFRFTQKDAAVYAFQMKCPEDRGAYIRSLGRAAGKVKSVAVLGSSEAITFRQLEDCLFVQLPKEMTCPHTPCIKVTVEP, translated from the coding sequence ATGCCGTCATATATCGACGCGAACCCGATAGCGAAAGGCCCCTTCACGCCTGCCTGGGGGTCGCTCGGGACATTCCAATGCCCGGCGTGGTTCCGCGATGCGAAATTCGGCATCTGGAGCCATTGGGGACCGCAAAGTGTGCCCATGTTCGGCGACTGGTACGCGCGGCACATGTACACCCCCGGTCATCCGCAATACAATCATCACCTGCGTACCTGCGGTCATCCGTCGAAATTCGGATGGAAGGATATGATACCGCTTTGGAAGGCCGAGCGGTTCGACCCCGAAGGCCTCATGAAGATATATACGGACGCGGGAGCGAAATACTTCGTAGCACAGGCGGCACATCACGACAATTTCGATAATTGGGATTCAAAGCATCATCGATGGAATGCGGCGACCATGGGTCCGAAGAAGGATATCGTACGGCTCTGGCATGATGCGGCGCGAAAATTCGATCTGCCGTTCGGATTGACCGAACATCTCGGCGCAGCCTATACCTGGTGGATAACGAATAAAATGGCCGATATCGATGGTGCTTTCGCCGGGGCGCCGTATGACGGCAATGACCGTGCGAACGATGATCTCTATCTCCCGCATACGAAAGCGGAGATCGAGGAAGGGATACGGCTCCACAAAGAAGGCAAACGACTGCAATGGTACACCGACAATCCGTACTGGCATGAGCGATGGTATCTGCGCGTGAAGGATATGATTGATCAATTCGAGCCCGACCTCCTCTACTCCGACGGCGAACTCCCGTTCGGCGAAACGGGGCTTGCCATAGTGGCACATCTGTACAATGTGAGCGCGAAGAGGCACGGCGGCACGAACAATGCCGTGTACAATCAGAAGAACAAAGACCCGAAATTCGCCGCGACCGGCGTCTTCGATATCGAGCGCGGACAAATGGACGAAGCCGCCTCATCTCCGTGGCAGACGGACACCTGCGTCGGCGGGTGGTTCTATGATGTGCGCCAGACCTATAAATCGGCCAAACAGATAATAGAGACCCTCGTCGACATCGTGAGCAAGAACGGCAATCTCCTTCTCAATTTCACCCAGCGCCCCGACGGTACGCTCGATGAGGAATGTCATCACATCCTGAAAGGGATAACCGCGTGGACCTCGGTGAACGGCGAGGGGATATTCGGCACGCGCCCGTGGAAAAAAGCCGCTGAGGGACCGTCGAGATTCGTGCAGAAAGCCACGTTCGAGGAAAAGCCGGTGGAATGGACGAGCGCCGATTTCAGGTTCACGCAGAAAGATGCTGCGGTGTATGCCTTCCAAATGAAATGTCCGGAGGACCGGGGGGCGTATATTCGCAGTCTCGGCCGCGCCGCAGGAAAAGTAAAAAGCGTCGCCGTACTCGGGAGCAGCGAGGCGATCACATTCCGCCAGCTTGAAGATTGCCTGTTCGTTCAGCTTCCAAAAGAGATGACCTGTCCGCATACGCCCTGCATCAAAGTAACAGTGGAACCGTGA